A single region of the Apodemus sylvaticus chromosome 7, mApoSyl1.1, whole genome shotgun sequence genome encodes:
- the Pou2af2 gene encoding POU domain class 2-associating factor 2 — MDSVPGDYSKRVYQGVRVKHTVKDLLAEKRSRQTSNSRFNGSVSPSQPPYVQMPGSPVMSGYYGVRRSFLSDSDFHSSKQFSNDLYTSSVTKPFACESSAGQSHTGLLESYLAEPYGDYRPPALTPAPSSLFSASTLPPLLPPPFPSDPTHFVFRDSWEQTVPDGLSQPDPMPADALQTLPSSTSCLSQLESGSSSQHRNMGWGTTLAGAQSYSLHALEDLHHTPGYPTPPPYPFTSFMAVSNDIPPKVGPLSPEEGSDVSSLHDPSPWTKEDGNMAWGSYECRRAY, encoded by the exons ATGGACAGCG TCCCAGGAGATTACAGCAAGCGCGTGTACCAGGGCGTGAGAGTGAAGCACACAGTCAAAGATCTCCTGGCGGAAAAGCGGTCCAGGCAGACAAGTAACTCCAGATTCAAC GGCAGTGTCAGCCCCTCCCAGCCTCCGTACGTCCAGATGCCAG GATCACCAGTGATGTCAGGTTACTATGGTGTCAGGAGGTCTTTCCTGTCTGATTCCGACTTCCATAGCAGCAAACAGTTCTCCAATGACCTCTACACCTCCAGCGTGACCAAGCCCTTTGCCTGCGAGTCCTCAGCCGGGCAGAGTCACACAGGCCTGCTGGAGTCCTACCTGGCAGAGCCCTATGGAGACTACCGCCCGCCAGCCCTGACCCCTGCACCGAGTTCCCTGTTCAGTGCCTCGACTCTGCCGCCGCTCTTGCCACCCCCATTCCCCAGCGACCCGACTCATTTCGTTTTT AGAGACTCCTGGGAACAGACGGTACCGGATGGTCTCAGCCAGCCGGACCCTATGCCTGCTGATGCCCTGCAGACCTTGCCATCCAGCACCAGTTGCCTCTCCCAACTGGAGTCAGGAAGCAGCAGCCAGCACAGGAACATGGGCTGGGGGACAACCCTTGCTGGGGCTCAGTCCTACTCGCTGCATGCACTGGAAGATCTGCACCACACACCAGGGTACCCTACCCCACCTCCATACCCCTTCACATCTTTCATGGCAGTGTCAAATGACATCCCACCCAAAGTGGGGCCCCTCTCCCCAGAGGAAGGGTCAGATGTCTCTTCCCTTCATGATCCTTCACCTTGGACAAAAGAAGATGGCAATATGGCCTGGGGCTCTTATGAATGCCGGAGAGCTTACTGA